The genomic interval CAATGGCAGTATGTTTGCTTATTAGTCTTTTTTATTACTCGCTACTTCATTCATCAAAGTGGCAAGCAACGATTGGGAAAAAACTATTAGGTTTAAAGGTGACAGATAAAAATGGAAATAGACTTTCTTTCTGGAGAAGCTTAGGAAGATACATAGTGTCTAGTCTTTTATCTGGAATTCTATTAATTGGTTTTATTTTGGCAGCTTTTACAGAAAAGAAGCAAGCATTACATGATTTAATCGTCGGTTCATTTGTAGTAAAAAAATAATTAGATACTATCTATCAGATATCCATCATGCAGAGTATCACTTGCATGATGGATAAGCCAAAAGGTTCTATGGGGGACAAGGAAAAAAAGAGTATGTCATCTGCATACTTGCTTATTGAGAGGAGAGCTTGATGGATGGAGCCGATAACAAATAAAGTTCAAATGCAAAAAAAAGGATTGGCGTTATATTTTTCTTTGCCAATTCTTTCATGGGCACTATATGATGCTGCAAACACCATTTTTTCGTCAAATATTAATACCGTTTTTTTTCCGTTATACTTACAGGAAATCGTGGGTTCAAATGAAGTGCAGAATCAAATAGCGTCTACTTTTATATCCTATGCAAATGCTGTTGCAAGCTTTCTGTTAGTAATCTTTTCCCCTTTATTTGGAGTTATTATGGATAGAACAGGGAAGAAGAAAAAATATATCGTTATCCTAACATTATTAACTGTTATTGGAACGATTGCTATGGGGATTTTTTCGTCTATTCAATTTTCACAAACGATGTTTGGAATACCAATGTCTTTAATTTTCGTTATTCTCTTTTTTGTATTATCTAAATTTACATATCATTCTAGCTTAGTATTTTATGATACTATGATTTCTGATTTAGGAAGCAAGGAGCAAATTCCTTTAATATCTGGATTTGGCGTTGCAGTAGGCTATATTGGTACACTCATTGGCTTATCTGTTTATTTATTTATAGATGATGGAGCTTATAATCAATCCTTTATTCCAACTGGGATTCTCTTTTTGCTTTTATCCTTGCCATTATTTTATTTCATCAAAGATACACCAAAAGAAAATGTCCAGAAACAATCATTTTTATCAGGATATCGTGAAATTGTAGAAACCTTTAAACAAATAAGGAATTATCGGAAAATTTTTATTTTTATGCTTGCTTATTTTTTCCTAAATGATGCATTAGCGACTACCATTGCTATGATGGCAGTTTATGCAAATGCAATCATTGGATTAAGTACTGGAAAATTTATTATTCTATACCTTGTGTCAACGATTGCTAGTATAATCGGATCATTTATCTTTGGATATATTACTAAAAGTATTGGCGCTTATCGGGCTGTTCGCTATGTTGGAATATTATTAGTGATTGCTTTAATTATTGCAACGTTTGCTTGGAATGAAGGATCCTTCTGGATTGCTGGTAGTCTTTTTGGAGTTGCATTAGGAAGCATGTGGGTAACGACGAGAACCTACATTGTGGAAATTACCCCGGAAGAGAAGAGAGGACAATTTTTTGGGCTATTTGCCTTTTCTGGTAAGGTATCATCTATTCTCGGTCCGTTATTATATGGTACCATTACATTCGTATTTGCTGATTTAGGGAATATAGCAAGTAGAATGGCGCTGGGATCATTAATTATTTTAACGATTATCGGGTTAGTGATTCATGCACGTGTAAAAGAAGAATGGTAAAAAATTGGTTAGTTTTATCAAAAATATTGTAATTATAGAGCTGTTCAGGAAAACTAACAGAAGCAGTTATTCCGTTAAAGGGTAAGAGGAGTAATGGGAATACTATGCTTGATGTTTCTTTTTTAGGAACAGTTCTTTTTAGTCTGTTTTTCAATAGTCATTGTTATTCATTCAGTATAAACACAAGACGCATTGCTTTTAGTGTCTAATGTCTCGTTAATCTCCGATAAGCCTAGTATTCAGCAAACGATGAATTATTTATAAAGAGGGTAACAGGAGGATTTTGTTGGAAGCGAAAATTCTAGATCTAACAGATAGTTTATAAATACTTTTTTATTGAGAAATTTAAATAGGTCTACTTTAAGAATAGATAATAAGTCCGATATAAAGAATAGGTATATTGAAGAATAGGAAATTTCTTAATGAACGAATTTTTTGAACCGAAAGGACAGAATCAATGAAAAATGAAAAAGGTATACTATTAGAAACTGGAACAAACGAACTTGAAATTGTTGAATTTAATGTAGGGAAAAATAATTTTGGTATCAATGTAATTAAGGTAAAAGAAATTATTAATCCAGTACCAATTACTCCGATTCCTCATGCTCATCCATACGTCGAAGGAATTATGGAACTAAGAGGGGAAGTATTAACCGTTGTAAATCTTGCGAATGTATTAGGTTATTCTCCTTCTGATACTCCTGAGAAAGACAAATACATTGTTTCAGAATTTAATAAAACAAAAATTATTTTCCATGTCCATAATGTTACACAAATTCATCGAATTTCTTGGGAAAACATCGAAAAACCATCTGAGACCTACTATGGTTCTGAAAGTCAAATCATTGGAGTGGTAAAATTAAACGGTGCGATGATTTTACTATTGGATTTTGAAAAAATCGTTGTGGATATTAATCCTGAATCGGGAATAAATGTTCAACAAGTAAAAAAATTAGGGGAAAGACAGAGAAGTGACAAGAAACTTATTGTCGTTGAAGATTCTGCGCTTTTAAGAAAATTATTAGAAGATACGTTGAATGCTGCTGGTTTTGAGCATATTACTTTTTTTGAAAATGGTCGTGAAGCGTTAGGTTATTTAACAAAGAGTATAGAGGCTGGTAATTCAATAGAAGATGTT from Niallia sp. FSL W8-0635 carries:
- a CDS encoding RDD family protein; translated protein: MDKEEQPQYAGFWIRFGAWVIDSIIVGIPLLILSNVIFALFVNSMEIPEELLLDPASIETLSDAEILSIIGPMMVAFFGTMAVCLLISLFYYSLLHSSKWQATIGKKLLGLKVTDKNGNRLSFWRSLGRYIVSSLLSGILLIGFILAAFTEKKQALHDLIVGSFVVKK
- a CDS encoding MFS transporter; translation: MEPITNKVQMQKKGLALYFSLPILSWALYDAANTIFSSNINTVFFPLYLQEIVGSNEVQNQIASTFISYANAVASFLLVIFSPLFGVIMDRTGKKKKYIVILTLLTVIGTIAMGIFSSIQFSQTMFGIPMSLIFVILFFVLSKFTYHSSLVFYDTMISDLGSKEQIPLISGFGVAVGYIGTLIGLSVYLFIDDGAYNQSFIPTGILFLLLSLPLFYFIKDTPKENVQKQSFLSGYREIVETFKQIRNYRKIFIFMLAYFFLNDALATTIAMMAVYANAIIGLSTGKFIILYLVSTIASIIGSFIFGYITKSIGAYRAVRYVGILLVIALIIATFAWNEGSFWIAGSLFGVALGSMWVTTRTYIVEITPEEKRGQFFGLFAFSGKVSSILGPLLYGTITFVFADLGNIASRMALGSLIILTIIGLVIHARVKEEW
- a CDS encoding chemotaxis protein — its product is MKNEKGILLETGTNELEIVEFNVGKNNFGINVIKVKEIINPVPITPIPHAHPYVEGIMELRGEVLTVVNLANVLGYSPSDTPEKDKYIVSEFNKTKIIFHVHNVTQIHRISWENIEKPSETYYGSESQIIGVVKLNGAMILLLDFEKIVVDINPESGINVQQVKKLGERQRSDKKLIVVEDSALLRKLLEDTLNAAGFEHITFFENGREALGYLTKSIEAGNSIEDVAQLMITDVEMPQMDGHHLTKVVKDNANLQALPVVIFSSLITDDLRHKGQLVGANAQVSKPEINELIHIIDNIIL